In Tepidanaerobacter syntrophicus, a single genomic region encodes these proteins:
- a CDS encoding sigma-54 interaction domain-containing protein yields the protein MDKLEKIVRSIDFILKHVHEGIVIADREGRVIYVNEANERITGLDNKKILGQKVIDVVPTSSLIDVLKSGKERLGVKTRVNNKYVYSNIVPIYESGVLIGSISVFLDLTEIQDLNQKLESARQQINSLSKQLSGFIGDKDFIVGRNPKMQKVLEVAKKAAGVISSVLITGESGTGKEVVAKFIHNNSPRKNGPFIEVNCSAIPETLLESELFGYEPGAFTGADPKGKTGLLEKANGGTIFLDEIGDMPFSIQAKLLRMLQDSEIRKLGGGRKIKLDIRVISATNRSLEAMVESGEFREDLYYRLNVIHIELPPLRERSEDIPVYAKLLMDKIGQRLNKKIQDISPAALRCLINYHFPGNIRELENILEKGFVMDEDGIIGVDDLPEFLSLKPEHNILKWNFDENWPTLQEAEKAIIERTLKAFPNKTKAAKVLGISRATLYRKMEEMGLDKDIV from the coding sequence ATGGATAAACTTGAGAAGATAGTAAGGTCCATCGATTTTATTTTAAAGCATGTTCATGAAGGAATAGTAATAGCTGATAGAGAAGGCAGAGTTATCTATGTAAATGAAGCTAATGAAAGAATTACAGGGCTTGATAACAAAAAAATACTTGGACAGAAAGTCATCGATGTGGTTCCGACTTCTTCGCTTATCGATGTGCTAAAGTCAGGCAAAGAAAGGCTGGGTGTTAAAACACGGGTTAATAACAAATATGTTTATTCTAACATAGTTCCGATATATGAAAGCGGTGTGTTAATAGGCAGCATCTCGGTTTTTCTCGATCTTACAGAAATTCAGGATCTAAATCAAAAGCTAGAGTCGGCAAGACAGCAGATCAATAGCCTTTCTAAGCAGCTTTCGGGTTTTATCGGAGATAAAGATTTTATAGTAGGTCGAAATCCAAAGATGCAAAAGGTTTTGGAAGTGGCAAAAAAAGCTGCGGGAGTTATTTCAAGTGTTTTAATTACCGGAGAAAGCGGCACCGGCAAAGAAGTTGTGGCAAAGTTTATCCATAACAACAGCCCGCGAAAGAATGGCCCCTTTATAGAGGTAAACTGCAGCGCGATTCCGGAAACACTTCTGGAAAGCGAGCTTTTCGGATATGAACCCGGAGCATTTACCGGCGCTGATCCCAAAGGAAAGACAGGGCTGCTGGAAAAAGCAAATGGCGGTACTATTTTTTTAGATGAAATCGGAGATATGCCCTTTTCTATCCAGGCCAAACTACTTAGAATGCTGCAGGACAGCGAAATTAGAAAACTTGGCGGGGGACGCAAAATTAAACTGGACATTAGAGTTATATCGGCCACAAACAGATCTCTAGAAGCTATGGTAGAAAGTGGTGAATTCAGAGAAGATCTTTATTACAGACTAAATGTTATACATATCGAACTTCCTCCTCTTCGAGAAAGAAGCGAGGACATTCCTGTATATGCAAAATTGCTTATGGACAAAATTGGACAGCGGCTGAACAAGAAAATACAAGATATTTCACCTGCGGCTTTGCGCTGCCTCATAAACTATCATTTTCCGGGAAACATAAGAGAACTAGAAAATATCCTTGAAAAGGGCTTTGTTATGGATGAAGACGGAATTATAGGAGTTGATGATCTGCCGGAATTCCTGTCCTTAAAGCCGGAACATAATATCTTAAAATGGAACTTTGACGAAAATTGGCCTACACTTCAAGAGGCAGAAAAGGCCATAATCGAAAGAACATTAAAAGCTTTTCCCAATAAAACAAAAGCTGCAAAAGTACTAGGTATATCAAGAGCTACGCTTTATAGGAAGATGGAAGAAATGGGATTGGATAAGGATATTGTATAA